The following coding sequences lie in one Chelonia mydas isolate rCheMyd1 chromosome 6, rCheMyd1.pri.v2, whole genome shotgun sequence genomic window:
- the CNIH1 gene encoding protein cornichon homolog 1 isoform X1 gives MCKIIDQICLVTSCWCKPTLQNCPENSPAQIIAFDELKTDYKNPIDQCNTLNPLVLPEYLIHAFFCVMFLCAAEWLTLGLNMPLLAYHIWRYMSRPVMSGPGLYDPTTIMNADILAYCQKEGWCKLAFYLLSFFYYLYGMIYVLVSS, from the exons ATGTGTAAAATAATTGATCAGATATGTTTAGTAACTTCCTGTTGGTGTAAACCAACTTTGCAAAATTGTCCTGAAAACTCACCAGCCCAG ATTATAGCATTTGATGAACTGAAGACTGATTACAAGAATCCCATAGACCAATGTAATACACTCAATCCT cttgtACTTCCAGAGTACCTCATCCATGCATTCTTCTGTGTTATGTTTCTCTGTGCAGCAGAGTGGCTTACACTGGGTCTCAATATGCCTTTGTTGGCTTACCACATTTGGAG GTATATGAGCAGACCTGTGATGAGTGGACCAGGTCTCTATGATCCTACAACCATTATGAATGCAGATATTTTAGCATATTGTCAGAAGGAAGGATGGTGCAAACTAGCATTTTACCTCCTATCGTTTTTTTACTACCTATATGG caTGATTTATGTTTTGGTGAGCTCTTAA